From one Streptomyces chromofuscus genomic stretch:
- a CDS encoding anthranilate synthase family protein, translating to MDLAQLAHDDRPFALLRRRTPGHDQNTVEVLLGPVTAHDRLADLPDEGLALVPHRQIRERGFDVHDDGTPLLALTPEESYAVPLAEALRRLPAHEVRVEGGGFDVGDEEYAGIVGRVLREEIGRGEGANFVVRRTFEGGIPGFGRADALALFRRLLVGERGAYWTFVVHTGERTLVGASPEVHVRMSGGTVVMNPISGTYRYPAEGPTPEHLLGFLADGKEIEELSMVVDEELKMMCAVGDMGGVVVGPRLKEMAHLAHTEYELRGRSSLDVREVLKETMFAATVTGSPVQNACRVIERYEAGGRGYYGGALALLGRDSGGAQTLDSPILIRTADIDAAGRLRVPVGATLVRGSDPAGEVAETHAKAAGVLAALGVGEQRPREEAVRPGLADDPRVRAALDGRRASLAPFWLRMQERTQGLSGHALVVDGEDTFTVMLAHVLRSSGLTVTVRRYDEPGLRQAVRAHEGPLVVGPGPGDPSDPGDPKMRLLRELTAEAIRGHRHGVLGVCLGHELIAAELGLDIVRKEVPYQGAQTTIDLFGRAETVGFYNSFVARCDDETAAELAAHGIEVSRSAGAEVHALRGPGFAGVQFHPESVLTLNGAGVVRELVGQLRGTSTFSERRPAV from the coding sequence ATGGACCTGGCACAGCTCGCGCACGACGACCGACCCTTCGCCCTGCTCCGCCGCCGCACCCCCGGCCACGACCAGAACACCGTGGAGGTGCTGCTCGGCCCGGTGACGGCCCACGACCGACTCGCCGACCTCCCCGACGAGGGCCTCGCGCTCGTCCCGCACCGCCAGATCCGCGAGCGCGGCTTCGACGTCCACGACGACGGCACCCCGCTGCTGGCGCTGACCCCCGAGGAGTCGTACGCCGTCCCGCTCGCCGAGGCGCTGCGGCGGCTCCCGGCGCACGAGGTGCGCGTCGAGGGCGGCGGCTTCGACGTCGGCGACGAGGAGTACGCCGGGATCGTGGGTCGCGTGCTGCGGGAGGAGATCGGCCGGGGCGAGGGCGCCAACTTCGTCGTCCGGCGGACGTTCGAGGGCGGGATCCCCGGGTTCGGGCGGGCCGACGCGCTGGCGCTGTTCCGGCGGCTGCTCGTCGGGGAGCGCGGCGCGTACTGGACGTTCGTGGTGCACACCGGTGAGCGGACGCTGGTCGGCGCCAGCCCGGAGGTGCACGTGCGGATGTCCGGCGGCACGGTCGTGATGAACCCGATCAGCGGGACGTACCGCTATCCCGCCGAGGGGCCCACCCCGGAGCACCTGCTCGGCTTCCTCGCCGACGGCAAGGAGATCGAGGAGCTGTCGATGGTCGTCGACGAGGAGCTCAAGATGATGTGCGCGGTGGGCGACATGGGCGGGGTGGTCGTCGGGCCGCGGCTGAAGGAGATGGCGCACCTGGCGCACACCGAGTACGAGCTGCGCGGCCGGTCCTCGCTGGATGTGCGCGAGGTGCTGAAGGAGACCATGTTCGCGGCGACCGTCACCGGCTCGCCGGTGCAGAACGCCTGCCGGGTCATCGAGCGGTACGAGGCCGGCGGGCGCGGCTACTACGGCGGGGCCCTCGCCCTGCTCGGCCGGGACTCCGGCGGGGCGCAGACCCTGGACTCCCCCATCCTCATCCGCACCGCCGACATCGACGCCGCCGGGCGGCTGCGGGTGCCGGTGGGCGCGACGCTCGTGCGCGGCTCGGACCCGGCGGGCGAGGTCGCGGAGACGCACGCGAAGGCGGCGGGCGTGCTGGCGGCGCTGGGGGTGGGCGAGCAGCGGCCGCGCGAGGAGGCCGTACGGCCGGGGCTGGCCGACGACCCGCGGGTGCGGGCCGCGCTGGACGGGCGCCGGGCGTCGCTGGCGCCCTTCTGGCTGCGGATGCAGGAGCGGACCCAGGGCCTCAGCGGGCACGCCCTGGTGGTCGACGGCGAGGACACCTTCACGGTGATGCTGGCGCACGTGCTGCGCTCCTCGGGCCTCACCGTCACCGTCCGCCGCTACGACGAACCCGGCCTGCGGCAGGCCGTGCGCGCGCACGAGGGGCCGCTCGTCGTCGGGCCCGGCCCCGGCGACCCGTCCGACCCGGGCGATCCGAAGATGCGTCTGCTGCGGGAGCTGACCGCCGAGGCGATCCGGGGGCACCGGCACGGGGTGCTCGGCGTCTGCCTGGGGCACGAGCTGATCGCGGCGGAGCTGGGGCTGGACATCGTGCGCAAGGAGGTGCCGTACCAGGGGGCGCAGACGACGATCGACCTGTTCGGGCGGGCGGAGACCGTCGGCTTCTACAACAGCTTCGTGGCGCGCTGCGACGACGAGACGGCGGCCGAGCTCGCCGCGCACGGGATCGAGGTCAGCCGGAGCGCCGGCGCCGAGGTGCACGCCCTGCGCGGACCGGGGTTCGCCGGCGTCCAGTTCCACCCGGAGTCGGTGCTGACGCTGAACGGGGCCGGTGTCGTGCGGGAGCTGGTCGGTCAGCTGCGCGGTACCAGCACGTTCTCCGAGCGGCGGCCGGCGGTGTAG
- a CDS encoding 2-hydroxyacid dehydrogenase — translation MEILAFGVQADEKPLIERAFQGHHAIRCLGVFLTEDTAPIAAGHEIVSTSVNADLGAPVLSTLASGGTRMIAQRSTGFNNIDLDVAERLGITVARVSYYSPYAVAEFAWALAMAVNRRIVRASNRTRDFDFRLDGLMGRDMHGRTAGVLGTGKIGEAFARIAHGFGMRLLGWDIAENPACMQLGMAYVTKEQLLAESDLVTLHVPLMPETRHLIDADALKTMRDDAILINSSRGGLVDTAALVHELRAGRFTGVGLDVYEAEAGLFFLDRSLEPVEDDTLARLVTFPNVLVTSHQAYYTEDAVGQIVDTTVRNVLDYTAGRRSENVLVPRS, via the coding sequence GTGGAGATCCTGGCCTTCGGTGTGCAGGCCGACGAGAAGCCCCTGATCGAGCGGGCCTTCCAGGGCCACCACGCCATCCGCTGCCTGGGCGTCTTCCTCACCGAGGACACCGCCCCCATCGCCGCCGGCCACGAGATCGTCTCCACCAGCGTCAACGCCGACCTCGGCGCTCCGGTCCTGTCCACCCTCGCGTCCGGCGGGACCCGGATGATCGCCCAGCGCTCGACCGGCTTCAACAACATCGACCTCGACGTCGCCGAACGGCTCGGCATCACGGTCGCCCGGGTGTCGTACTACTCGCCGTACGCGGTCGCCGAGTTCGCCTGGGCCCTCGCCATGGCCGTCAACCGCCGTATCGTGCGCGCCTCCAACCGCACCCGTGACTTCGACTTCCGCCTCGACGGCCTGATGGGCCGCGACATGCACGGCCGCACCGCAGGCGTCCTCGGCACCGGCAAGATCGGCGAGGCGTTCGCCCGGATCGCGCACGGCTTCGGCATGCGGCTGCTCGGCTGGGACATCGCCGAGAACCCCGCGTGCATGCAGCTCGGCATGGCCTACGTGACCAAGGAGCAGCTGCTCGCCGAGTCCGACCTGGTCACCCTGCACGTGCCGCTGATGCCGGAGACCCGGCACCTGATCGACGCGGACGCCCTGAAGACGATGCGGGACGACGCGATCCTGATCAACTCCAGCCGCGGGGGCCTCGTCGACACCGCCGCCCTCGTCCACGAGCTGCGCGCGGGCCGCTTCACGGGCGTCGGCCTCGACGTGTACGAGGCGGAGGCCGGGCTGTTCTTCCTCGACAGGTCCCTCGAGCCCGTCGAGGACGACACCCTGGCCCGCCTCGTCACCTTCCCCAACGTCCTGGTCACGTCCCACCAGGCGTACTACACCGAGGACGCGGTCGGCCAGATCGTCGACACCACGGTGCGCAACGTCCTCGACTACACCGCCGGCCGCCGCTCGGAGAACGTGCTGGTACCGCGCAGCTGA
- a CDS encoding 6-phosphofructokinase produces the protein MRVGVLTGGGDCPGLNAVIRGIVRKGVQEYGYDFVGFRDGWRGPLDGDVTRLDIPAVRGILPRGGTILGSSRTNPFQHEGGITRIKENLAKQEVEALVVIGGEDTLGVAARLSDDYGVPCVGVPKTIDNDLSATDYTFGFDTAVGIATEAIDRLHTTAESHMRVLVVEVMGRHTGWIALHSGLAGGANVILIPEQRFDVDQVCAWVTSRFKASYAPIVVVAEGAVPKDGDMVLKDETLDSYGHVRLSGVGEWLAKEIERRTGKEARTTVLGHVQRGGTPSAFDRWLATRFGLHAVDCVRDGDFGTMVALRGTHIVRVPIAEATARLKTVDPALYEEVEVFFG, from the coding sequence ATGCGGGTCGGAGTACTGACCGGAGGCGGCGACTGCCCCGGGCTCAACGCCGTCATCCGGGGCATCGTCCGCAAGGGCGTGCAGGAGTACGGCTACGACTTCGTCGGCTTCCGGGACGGCTGGCGCGGTCCGCTCGACGGTGACGTCACGCGCCTGGACATCCCGGCCGTGCGCGGCATCCTGCCCCGCGGCGGCACCATCCTGGGCTCCTCGCGCACCAACCCGTTCCAGCACGAGGGCGGCATCACCCGGATCAAGGAGAACCTCGCCAAGCAGGAGGTCGAGGCGCTCGTCGTGATCGGCGGCGAGGACACCCTGGGCGTCGCGGCACGCCTGTCCGACGACTACGGCGTGCCCTGCGTCGGCGTCCCGAAGACCATAGACAACGACCTGTCGGCCACCGACTACACCTTCGGCTTCGACACCGCCGTCGGCATCGCGACCGAGGCGATCGACCGTCTGCACACCACCGCCGAGTCCCACATGCGGGTGCTGGTCGTCGAGGTGATGGGCCGTCACACCGGCTGGATCGCCCTCCACTCCGGCCTGGCCGGCGGCGCCAACGTCATCCTCATCCCCGAGCAGCGCTTCGACGTCGACCAGGTGTGCGCCTGGGTGACGTCCCGGTTCAAGGCGTCGTACGCGCCGATCGTCGTCGTCGCGGAGGGGGCCGTGCCGAAGGACGGCGACATGGTCCTCAAGGACGAGACCCTCGACTCCTACGGGCACGTTCGGCTGTCCGGGGTCGGCGAATGGCTGGCCAAGGAGATCGAGAGGCGGACCGGCAAGGAGGCCCGCACCACCGTCCTCGGGCACGTCCAGCGCGGCGGCACGCCCAGCGCCTTCGACCGCTGGCTCGCCACCCGCTTCGGCCTGCACGCCGTCGACTGCGTCCGCGACGGCGATTTCGGCACGATGGTCGCCCTGCGCGGCACCCACATCGTCCGCGTCCCGATCGCCGAGGCCACGGCCCGCCTGAAGACGGTCGACCCCGCGCTGTACGAGGAGGTCGAGGTCTTCTTCGGCTGA
- a CDS encoding response regulator yields MSEQQGPIRVMVVDDHPMWRDAVARDLAESGFEVVATAGDGDQAVRRAKAAAPDVLVLDLNLPAKPGVQVCKELVAHNPALRVLVLSASGEHADVLEAVKSGATGYLLKSASTGELLDAVRRTAVGDPVFTPGLAGLVLGEYRRLASDPAPGAAADADEPKAPRLTDRETEVLRLVAKGLSYKQIAERLVISHRTVQNHVQNTLGKLQLHNRVELVRYAIERGLDEE; encoded by the coding sequence ATGAGCGAACAGCAGGGTCCGATCAGGGTGATGGTGGTCGACGACCACCCCATGTGGCGTGACGCGGTCGCCCGCGACCTGGCCGAGTCCGGTTTCGAGGTGGTCGCCACCGCGGGCGACGGCGACCAGGCGGTACGCCGTGCCAAGGCGGCCGCGCCCGACGTCCTCGTCCTGGACCTCAACCTGCCCGCCAAGCCCGGCGTCCAGGTCTGCAAGGAACTGGTCGCCCACAATCCGGCGCTGCGCGTCCTGGTGCTGTCGGCCAGCGGGGAGCACGCCGACGTGCTGGAGGCCGTGAAGTCGGGCGCGACCGGCTATCTGCTCAAGTCGGCGTCCACCGGGGAACTGCTGGACGCCGTGCGCCGTACGGCCGTCGGCGACCCGGTCTTCACCCCGGGCCTGGCCGGGCTGGTGCTCGGCGAGTACCGGCGCCTCGCCTCCGACCCCGCGCCCGGCGCCGCGGCCGACGCGGACGAGCCCAAGGCGCCCCGGCTGACCGACCGCGAGACCGAGGTGCTGCGGCTGGTCGCCAAGGGCCTGAGCTACAAGCAGATCGCCGAACGGCTGGTCATCTCCCACCGCACGGTGCAGAACCACGTGCAGAACACCCTCGGCAAGCTCCAGTTGCACAACCGGGTGGAACTGGTGCGGTACGCGATCGAGCGCGGCCTCGACGAGGAGTAG
- the macS gene encoding MacS family sensor histidine kinase: MRMSVEQPLWRALAGYRVLTMVYAIAVFATSYEEFARPWVAVAYFAVLCVWTLATLPLVANAAQCTKRFLAADITVALAGILLTLVADTPERIADGRPTLPTIWTAGSVLAFAIKGGWRWAAVASSLVAAANLVERGGPTRDTVHNVLLVWVAAIAIGYVVEVARASERTLARALEIEAATRERERLARDIHDSVLQVLAMVQRRGAVIGGEAAELGRLAGEQEVALRTLVSGGLVPVSRVSEDAAEGAVVRAVEEPDDDSGPLDLRALLAPHAGARVSLAEPGAPVLLPSPAARELAAAVSAALDNVRRHAGENARAWILVEDEPDAVIVTVRDDGPGIPEGRLAQAEGEGRLGVALSIRGRLRDLGGTAELVSTPGQGTEVELKVPKQRTRGQ, translated from the coding sequence ATGAGGATGTCGGTCGAGCAGCCGCTGTGGCGTGCGCTCGCCGGCTACCGCGTACTGACCATGGTCTACGCGATCGCCGTGTTCGCCACCTCGTACGAGGAGTTCGCCCGCCCCTGGGTCGCCGTCGCCTACTTCGCCGTTCTGTGCGTGTGGACCCTGGCCACCCTGCCCCTGGTCGCGAACGCCGCCCAGTGCACCAAGCGGTTCCTCGCCGCCGACATCACGGTCGCCCTCGCGGGCATCCTGCTCACCCTGGTCGCCGACACCCCGGAGCGGATCGCCGACGGCCGCCCGACCCTGCCGACGATATGGACCGCCGGCTCCGTGCTGGCATTCGCGATCAAGGGCGGCTGGCGCTGGGCCGCCGTCGCCTCCAGCCTGGTCGCCGCGGCCAACCTGGTGGAGCGCGGCGGCCCGACCCGCGACACCGTGCACAACGTGCTCCTGGTCTGGGTCGCCGCCATCGCCATCGGCTACGTCGTCGAGGTCGCCCGCGCCTCCGAGCGCACCCTCGCCCGGGCGTTGGAGATCGAGGCCGCCACCAGGGAGCGGGAGCGGCTCGCCCGGGACATCCACGACAGCGTGCTCCAGGTGCTGGCGATGGTGCAGCGGCGCGGCGCGGTCATCGGCGGGGAGGCGGCCGAGCTGGGGCGCCTCGCCGGTGAGCAGGAGGTGGCCCTGCGCACGCTGGTGTCCGGCGGGCTGGTGCCCGTCTCCCGGGTGTCGGAGGACGCCGCCGAGGGGGCGGTCGTACGGGCCGTCGAGGAGCCGGACGACGACAGCGGCCCGCTCGACCTGCGGGCGCTGCTCGCGCCGCACGCCGGCGCCCGGGTCAGCCTCGCCGAGCCCGGCGCGCCGGTGCTGCTGCCGTCGCCCGCCGCGCGGGAGCTGGCCGCCGCCGTGTCGGCGGCCCTGGACAACGTCCGCAGGCACGCCGGGGAGAACGCACGGGCCTGGATCCTCGTCGAAGACGAACCCGACGCGGTGATCGTGACCGTCCGCGACGACGGCCCCGGCATCCCCGAGGGCCGCCTCGCGCAGGCCGAGGGCGAGGGACGGCTGGGCGTGGCGCTGTCGATCCGGGGGCGGCTGCGCGACCTGGGCGGCACGGCCGAGCTGGTGTCGACGCCCGGACAGGGCACGGAAGTCGAGCTGAAGGTACCGAAGCAGAGGACACGGGGGCAGTGA
- a CDS encoding lysophospholipid acyltransferase family protein, with translation MYGAIKVSVGGPLKLVFRPWVEGLENVPAEGPAILASNHLSFSDSFFLPAVLDRKVTFIAKAEYFTTPGIKGRLTAAFFKGVGQLPVDRSGARGAGEAAIKSGIEVVERGELFGIYPEGTRSPDGRLYRGKPGGLARVALATGAPVIPVAMIDTEKIQPPGKVVPKLMRPGIRIGRPLDFTRYQGMEHDRFVLRAVTDEVMYEIMKLSGQEYVDVYATAAKRQIAEAAKAEKEAARAARAALAQAEREQAQKEKEQQADQ, from the coding sequence TTGTACGGCGCGATAAAGGTTTCCGTCGGGGGGCCGCTGAAGCTCGTCTTCCGGCCCTGGGTGGAGGGCCTGGAGAACGTTCCCGCCGAGGGCCCCGCGATCCTGGCGAGCAACCACCTGTCCTTCTCCGATTCGTTCTTCCTGCCCGCGGTGCTCGACCGGAAGGTCACCTTCATCGCGAAGGCCGAGTACTTCACCACCCCCGGCATCAAGGGCCGTCTGACCGCCGCGTTCTTCAAGGGCGTCGGCCAGCTGCCGGTGGACCGCTCCGGCGCCCGGGGTGCGGGCGAGGCCGCGATCAAGAGCGGTATAGAGGTCGTCGAGCGCGGTGAGCTGTTCGGGATCTACCCGGAGGGCACCCGCTCGCCGGACGGCCGCCTCTACCGCGGCAAGCCCGGTGGCCTCGCGCGCGTGGCGCTCGCCACCGGCGCGCCGGTCATCCCCGTCGCGATGATCGACACGGAGAAGATCCAGCCGCCCGGCAAGGTGGTGCCGAAGCTGATGCGGCCCGGCATCCGGATCGGCCGGCCGCTGGACTTCACCCGCTACCAGGGCATGGAACACGACCGTTTCGTGCTGCGCGCGGTGACCGACGAGGTCATGTACGAAATCATGAAGCTCTCCGGCCAGGAGTACGTCGACGTCTACGCGACCGCCGCCAAACGGCAGATCGCCGAGGCGGCCAAGGCGGAGAAGGAAGCGGCCAGGGCGGCCAGGGCCGCGCTCGCGCAGGCCGAGAGGGAGCAGGCGCAGAAGGAAAAGGAACAGCAGGCCGACCAGTAG
- a CDS encoding alpha/beta hydrolase, producing MPVLPGAEPYRHDGGEVGVLLCHGFTGSPQSLRPWAEYLAEHNLTVTLPLLPGHGTRWEDMELTGWQDWYAEVDRELRALSRRCAQVFVFGLSMGGALALRLAARHGDAVSGVVVVNPANKVHGLSAYALPVARHVVRTTKGITSDIARPGVVEIGYDRVPLHAAHSLRNFFRLVDGELPQVTQPLLVLRSPQDHVVPAADSARILSRVSSTDVREVLLEQSYHVATLDHDADRICEESLTFVGRLAPSLGKEGTAAGG from the coding sequence GTGCCGGTCCTTCCTGGAGCCGAGCCGTACCGCCATGACGGCGGGGAAGTCGGCGTCCTGCTCTGCCACGGCTTCACCGGTTCCCCGCAGTCGCTGCGCCCCTGGGCGGAGTACCTCGCCGAGCACAACCTCACCGTCACGCTGCCGCTGCTGCCCGGGCACGGCACGCGATGGGAGGACATGGAGCTCACGGGCTGGCAGGACTGGTACGCCGAGGTGGACCGCGAGCTGCGCGCGCTCAGCCGCCGGTGCGCACAGGTGTTCGTGTTCGGCCTGTCCATGGGCGGCGCCCTCGCACTGCGCCTCGCGGCCCGGCACGGGGACGCGGTCAGCGGTGTGGTGGTCGTCAACCCGGCGAACAAGGTGCACGGACTGTCGGCGTACGCCCTGCCGGTCGCCCGGCACGTCGTGCGGACGACGAAGGGGATCACGAGCGACATCGCCAGGCCCGGTGTGGTGGAGATCGGCTACGACCGGGTCCCGCTGCACGCCGCGCACTCACTGCGGAACTTCTTCCGGCTCGTCGACGGCGAGTTGCCGCAGGTCACGCAGCCGCTGCTGGTTCTGCGCAGCCCGCAGGACCATGTGGTGCCGGCTGCCGACTCGGCGCGGATCCTCAGCCGCGTGTCCTCGACGGACGTCCGGGAGGTCCTGCTGGAACAGAGCTACCACGTCGCGACGTTGGACCACGACGCGGACCGGATCTGCGAGGAGAGCCTCACGTTCGTCGGCCGGCTCGCACCCAGTCTCGGCAAGGAAGGGACGGCCGCAGGTGGCTGA
- a CDS encoding endonuclease/exonuclease/phosphatase family protein encodes MATSLLPDSRTEADGSAVVRVLSYNIRSMRDDTAALARVISACAPDLVLVQEAPRFFRWRKKLARLAAASGQMLLSGGATAAGPALLCSLRATVERTEDVLLPLTPGLHRRGFATAVARFGGARLGVLSCHLSLQKDERHEQAGMLLDRVAGLGTEHVIAGGDLNERPGGPTFQRLADGLQDCWATAPWGGEYTSTPHDPHQRIDAIFATKGIEVLGCGVPLGHPGVTEEDLRAATDHLPVLAALRVPSA; translated from the coding sequence ATGGCGACCTCGTTGCTGCCCGACTCCCGTACCGAGGCCGACGGTTCCGCCGTCGTCCGCGTGCTCAGTTACAACATCCGGTCGATGCGCGACGACACCGCCGCGCTCGCCCGCGTGATCAGCGCCTGCGCCCCCGACCTGGTCCTGGTCCAGGAGGCCCCCCGCTTCTTCCGCTGGCGCAAGAAGCTGGCCCGGCTCGCGGCCGCCTCCGGGCAGATGCTCCTCTCGGGCGGCGCCACGGCCGCGGGGCCCGCGCTGCTGTGCTCGCTGCGGGCCACCGTCGAGCGGACCGAGGACGTGCTGCTGCCGCTCACGCCGGGACTGCACCGGCGTGGCTTCGCGACCGCGGTGGCCCGCTTCGGTGGCGCTCGCCTCGGGGTGCTGAGCTGCCATCTCTCGCTCCAGAAGGACGAGCGCCACGAGCAGGCCGGCATGCTCCTCGACCGGGTCGCCGGCCTCGGCACGGAGCACGTGATCGCGGGCGGCGACCTCAACGAGCGGCCCGGCGGACCCACCTTCCAGCGCCTGGCCGACGGACTCCAGGACTGCTGGGCGACCGCTCCCTGGGGCGGCGAGTACACCTCGACCCCGCACGACCCGCACCAGCGGATCGACGCGATCTTCGCGACCAAGGGGATCGAGGTCCTCGGCTGCGGAGTGCCGCTCGGTCACCCGGGTGTGACGGAGGAGGACCTGAGGGCGGCCACGGACCACCTGCCGGTCCTGGCCGCCCTCAGGGTCCCGTCCGCGTGA
- a CDS encoding ROK family glucokinase produces the protein MGLTIGVDIGGTKIAAGVVDEEGNILSTHKVPTPGTPEGIVDAIASAVEGARAGHDIVGVGIGAAGYVNRQRSTVYFAPNIDWRNEPLKEKVEARTGLPVVVENDANAAAWGEYKFGAGKGHRNVICITLGTGLGGGIIIGNKLRRGHFGVAAEFGHIRMVPDGLLCGCGSQGCWEQYASGRALVRYAKQRANATPENAELLLGLGDGTPDGIEGKHISMAARQGDPVAVDSYRELARWAGAGLADLASLFDPSAFIVGGGLSDEGELVLDPIRKSYKRWLVGGNWRPVADVIAAQLGNKAGLVGAADLAREPDPIM, from the coding sequence ATGGGACTCACCATCGGCGTCGACATCGGCGGCACGAAGATCGCGGCCGGCGTGGTCGACGAGGAAGGCAACATCCTCTCGACCCACAAGGTGCCGACCCCGGGCACGCCCGAGGGCATCGTGGACGCCATCGCCTCCGCGGTGGAGGGTGCGCGGGCGGGGCACGACATCGTCGGCGTGGGCATCGGTGCCGCCGGATACGTCAACCGGCAACGCTCCACGGTCTACTTCGCGCCCAACATCGACTGGCGCAACGAGCCGCTCAAGGAGAAGGTCGAGGCGCGCACCGGTCTGCCCGTCGTCGTGGAGAACGACGCCAACGCCGCAGCGTGGGGCGAGTACAAGTTCGGCGCGGGCAAGGGTCACCGCAACGTCATCTGCATCACGCTCGGCACCGGCCTCGGCGGCGGCATCATCATCGGCAACAAGCTGCGCCGCGGACACTTCGGCGTGGCCGCCGAGTTCGGTCACATCCGGATGGTGCCGGACGGGCTGCTGTGCGGCTGCGGTTCGCAGGGCTGCTGGGAGCAGTACGCCTCCGGCCGCGCCCTCGTGCGGTACGCCAAGCAGCGCGCCAACGCCACCCCCGAGAACGCCGAGCTGCTGCTCGGCCTCGGTGACGGCACCCCCGACGGCATCGAGGGCAAGCACATCTCCATGGCCGCCCGCCAGGGCGACCCGGTCGCCGTCGACTCCTACCGCGAACTCGCGCGCTGGGCCGGTGCGGGCCTGGCCGACCTCGCCTCCCTCTTCGACCCCTCCGCGTTCATCGTCGGCGGCGGACTGTCCGACGAGGGCGAGTTGGTCCTGGACCCGATCCGCAAGTCGTACAAGCGCTGGCTCGTCGGCGGCAACTGGCGTCCGGTCGCCGACGTGATCGCCGCGCAGCTCGGCAACAAGGCGGGGCTCGTGGGCGCCGCCGACCTGGCCCGGGAGCCCGACCCGATCATGTGA
- a CDS encoding DUF5304 domain-containing protein: MSEERPFTDAAQEQPDGEPRPTGDADAWATACAEDLEAEKARRRDRQGPPPGSAAEELRRLVDTVADKLSGLPSPLLGAVAGPAAQQMVQQVVQQAKAAVEPVIERNPDVFDHLAAAGHELLAAYRSAVQAQERRWTAGPDADDASDELKKLDESRHDPGEGTGPGQRIDLD, translated from the coding sequence ATGAGCGAAGAGCGCCCCTTCACCGACGCCGCTCAGGAGCAGCCGGACGGCGAGCCGCGGCCCACGGGTGACGCCGACGCGTGGGCGACCGCGTGCGCCGAGGACCTGGAGGCGGAGAAGGCCCGTCGCCGGGACCGGCAGGGGCCGCCGCCCGGTTCGGCCGCCGAGGAACTGCGCCGGCTCGTCGACACCGTCGCGGACAAGCTGTCCGGTCTGCCGTCGCCGCTGCTGGGCGCGGTCGCGGGGCCGGCCGCCCAGCAGATGGTGCAGCAGGTCGTGCAGCAGGCCAAGGCCGCCGTGGAACCCGTGATCGAGCGCAACCCCGACGTCTTCGACCACCTCGCCGCCGCCGGCCACGAACTCCTCGCCGCCTACCGCTCCGCCGTCCAGGCCCAGGAACGTCGCTGGACGGCCGGGCCGGACGCGGACGACGCCTCGGACGAACTGAAGAAGCTCGACGAGTCCCGCCACGACCCCGGCGAGGGCACCGGGCCGGGCCAGCGCATCGACTTGGACTGA
- a CDS encoding ArsA family ATPase, producing the protein MRTILITGPGGSGRTTVAAATALAAAREGVRTLVLGTDRNDSLGAALGTATGPDPVEAAPGLSAWRPDPAAGFRDDLARLQERASTVLDLLGAGPLDSEELTPLPGAEEIAVLRALRDAALAEAHDLLVVDLPPTPHALALLALPEELRRYLRRLLPPERQAARALRPVLGRLAGVPMPADWLYETAGRWDLELAALEAVLADRATTVRLVAEPSPAGADAVHTATLGLALRGLRPDALIANRVLPEDAGDGWLAGPLAQQRKAVDEWRAAYDVRRVRHLGHDPRGADDLAALAVPVVGTAPAPVEWPVEDRLAEDGVLVWHIPLPGAVRDDLDLVRRGDEIVITAAQYRRVVPLPSALRRCTVAGAGLREGELRIRFAPDPELWPRTP; encoded by the coding sequence ATGCGCACCATCCTGATCACCGGGCCCGGCGGCAGCGGCCGTACCACCGTCGCCGCGGCCACCGCGCTCGCCGCCGCCCGCGAGGGCGTCCGTACGCTCGTCCTCGGCACCGACCGGAACGACAGCCTCGGGGCCGCGCTGGGGACCGCGACCGGCCCGGACCCCGTGGAAGCCGCGCCCGGCCTCAGCGCGTGGCGTCCCGACCCCGCCGCCGGTTTCCGGGACGACCTCGCCCGGCTGCAGGAGCGTGCGTCCACCGTTCTGGACCTGCTCGGCGCGGGCCCGCTCGACTCCGAGGAACTCACCCCGCTGCCCGGCGCCGAGGAGATCGCGGTCCTGCGCGCCCTGCGCGACGCCGCCCTGGCCGAGGCGCACGACCTGCTCGTCGTCGACCTGCCGCCCACCCCGCACGCCCTCGCCCTCCTCGCCCTGCCCGAGGAACTCCGGCGCTACCTGCGCCGTCTGCTCCCGCCCGAGCGGCAGGCCGCCCGCGCCCTGCGCCCGGTACTCGGCCGGCTCGCCGGAGTGCCCATGCCCGCGGACTGGCTGTACGAGACCGCCGGCCGCTGGGACCTCGAACTCGCCGCCCTGGAAGCCGTTTTGGCCGACCGGGCCACGACCGTACGGCTCGTCGCCGAGCCCTCCCCGGCCGGCGCCGACGCCGTCCACACCGCCACCCTCGGCCTCGCCCTGCGCGGGCTGCGCCCCGACGCGCTGATCGCCAACCGGGTGCTCCCGGAGGACGCGGGCGACGGCTGGCTCGCCGGGCCGCTCGCCCAGCAGCGCAAGGCCGTCGACGAGTGGCGGGCCGCGTACGACGTGCGCCGCGTCCGCCACCTCGGGCACGACCCGCGCGGCGCCGACGACCTCGCCGCGCTCGCCGTACCCGTGGTGGGGACGGCCCCGGCTCCCGTCGAGTGGCCCGTCGAGGACCGGCTCGCCGAGGACGGCGTGCTCGTCTGGCACATCCCGCTCCCCGGCGCCGTGCGCGACGACCTCGACCTCGTCCGGCGCGGCGACGAGATCGTCATCACGGCCGCGCAGTACCGCCGCGTCGTCCCGCTGCCGTCCGCCCTGCGCCGCTGCACCGTCGCCGGGGCGGGCCTGCGCGAGGGTGAGCTGCGCATCCGGTTCGCGCCGGACCCCGAGCTGTGGCCGAGGACGCCGTGA